A stretch of DNA from Synechococcus sp. PROS-9-1:
CCCACGCCTCGCCCGCGGCGACAAACTGCATCACAAGTTCGCCGTAATCGACAACAAAACAGTGATCACAGGATCATTCAACTGGTCACCCTCAGCCGCTCACACCAACGACGAAACCCTGATGGTCATTGAGTCACCACAACTAGCAGCACACTTCACTCGTGAGATGGATCGAATGTGGCGCGGTGCTGAGCTAGGGATCACCGCTCGAATGCGCCGAAAGCTCAAAAGGCAGACAAGAAAATGCGGGAGCGGCACTGAGCGGAAGTAAACGAACAAGACAAATGATGCACAAAAGTCGACGTGCCAACGTGCGCCCACTGACTAATTCTGGGGCCAGAATGGCTACATGACGTCCCTTCTGCCCGTGCGACTTTCGCCACTCCTTCTTGGGTTAGCGATCCTGGCGCCTTGTGCTGTCCGCGCACAATTGAAATACGTTCCCTTTCCCACCAAGAGTGAATTGAGGTCCCTGCAGCTGCTGGCCTACACCTGCTCACGGGAAAACACGGCGGACATTTGTACGCGCACGCGTGAGATTGCCAATCCACTCATGGATCATCCTCGCCTCCCAACAGCCTGCAAGGACGCAGTTTGGGAGCTACTGCAAGAGGCAAAACCAGTCACCACCAACAGCTATCAACGCCGCGACAGCATTGATAGCCCCGCACGCCGGCTCACCGTGGTCTGTGCTGATCCGGCAAAGCCCAGCAAACCCAATAATTCGCCTTCAGCAGGATCTCCACCGGGTCAAACCTGAAGCTCATCAACAGCTGTGATAACTGGCCTGATCTAGGGCCATCAACGCCCCTGCTCAGGCTTAAGTTTTGGGGAACGATGCTGCCTCGTCATGACCCCTTCAATGCCGACGGAACCCACCCAGCGGCAGGTGCAACTCGAGGCGCCTTTCACCGACCAAAAGCCAGGCACCTCTGGTCTTCGTAAGAGCAGCCAACAATTTGAACAGCCCCACTATTTAGAGAGTTTCATCGAAGCTTCCTTCCGTACCCTCCCTGGCATGAAGGGCGGAACCTTGGTTCTCGGTGGAGATGGTCGCTATGGAAATCTCCGCGCCATCGATGTGATCTTGCGCATGGGTGCAGCCCATGGCTTGCAAAAAGTGATCGTCACCACAGGTGGCATCCTCTCCACACCTGCTGCCTCAAACCTGATTCGACAACGTCAAGCCATCGGCGGGATCATCCTGTCCGCCAGCCACAACCCCGGTGGGCCTGATGGTGACTTCGGCGTCAAGGTGAACGGAGCAAACGGCGGCCCCACTCCGGCGTCCTTTACCGATGCGGTTTACGACTGCAGCAAAACCCTTGAGGGCTATTCGATTGTCGACGCCCCAGCCATCAGCCTGCAGTCCCCAGGGCACCACACGATCGGGGAGATGCAGGTCGAGGTGATCGATGGCGTTGATGACTTCGTGTTGTTGATGAAGCAGTTGTTTGACTTCGACAGCATCAGCGCTCTGATTCGCAACGACTTCCCGCTGGCCTTCGATGCCATGCATGCGGTCACAGGCCCCTATGCCAAAACATTGCTGGAAGAGGTCTTAGGCGCACCGGCTGGCAGCGTGCGCAATGGGACTCCCTTGGAAGATTTTGGCGGTGGGCATCCCGATCCCAACCTCACCTACGCCCATGAACTGGCCGACCTTCTGATGGAAGGTGATGCCTATCAATTTGGTGCTGCGTGTGATGGCGATGGCGACCGCAACATGATTCTGGGCAACCGTTGCTTTGTGAACCCAAGCGACAGCCTGGCCGTCCTCACGGCCAACGCCACCCTTGCCCCTGGTTACGCCTCAGGCCTGGCCGGCGTGGCTCGCTCCATGCCCACCAGTGCTGCTGTGGATGTTGTCGCCAAAGACTTGGGGATCAAATGCTTTGAAACTCCTACCGGCTGGAAATTCTTCGGGAACCTTCTGGATGCTGGCGACATCACGCTCTGCGGTGAAGAAAGCTTCGGAACAGGCAGCAACCACGTGCGCGAAAAGGATGGGCTTTGGGCGGTGCTGTTTTGGCTTCAGATCTTGGCGAAGCGACGCTGCAGTGTCGCCGAGATCATGGCCGAACATTGGAAGCGTTACGGGCGTCACTACTACTCGCGCCATGACTACGAAGCCGTTGCCAGCGAGGCAGCGCATGGGCTGTATGACCGCTTGGAAACCATGCTTCCAAGTCTCATCGGCCAGCCCTTTGCAGGCCGCAGCATCAGTACCGCTGACAACTTCAGCTACACCGATCCGGTGGACCAATCCGTCACCAAAGGGCAGGGGCTGCGCATCCTGCTCGACGATGGAAGCCGAGTGGTACTGCGCCTGTCTGGTACCGGCACCAAGGGAGCAACATTGAGGGTGTATCTCGAAAGCTACGTCCCAACCACGGGTGACCTCGATCAAGATCCCCAGATTGCTTTAGGAGAGATGATCCAAGCCATCAATCAGCTCGCCGAGATCACAGAACGCACCGGGATGGATCGTCCAACTGTGATTACCTGATTGGGTTCAGGCGTGGGTTATTTCTGTTGCGACCCACGCCTGCCTCGATGGGCATTGGGATGGCGATACACAGGATCAACAGCTTCTTCCTGGAGTTGACGGGTGGTTTCAATCGCAAAACCAGCGAGTCCAGAGGATGTAATCACCATTAAGTAGAACAAGCGCATCCTGCGGAGATCAATCTCAGCTGGGGTGTTCTCAATTAAAACCTTCAAGAAATAGGCAATTGCACTGCCGATTGCGAGTCCAACGGCAATTGCTACCAACACTCTTGAGCCACTGAATGTCTTTTTTGTCATGAGCTCAGCAGAGGATCAGAAGACGGCTTGGCATCGGCCTGGCCTAGAAGCGTCTTCATCACCACGTAAAACACAGGAACCACAAGCGTGGAGAGGAACGTGGCAACCAAGAGGCCACCAAACACAACCAAACCAAGAGAAGACTGACTTTGAGCACCAGCTCCACTCGCCAGCATCAAGGGCAAAAATCCTGTTAAAGACGAAATCGCTGTCATCAGAATCGGCCGTAAGCGAGATTGGGCAGAAAATCGAGCAGCTTCAAGGGCTGAAATGCCCTCGCCCATTTTTTGGTTGGCAAGATCCACAATCAAAATCGCGTTACCACCGGCCAAGCCGATAAGCATCACAAGACCCACCTGGGCATAAATATTGAGAACCTGACCGGCAGCACCAAGAAAGACCAAGGCGCCAAGCAAAGCAGTTGGGACCGTCAGCAAAATGATGATGGGATCTGAGTAGCTTTCATATTGCGCTGAAAGCACCAAGAACACCGCCAAAATGCCAAGAGCAAAAATCACAACGGCCAAGGATCCGGCCTTCACTTCTTCTCTTGAAATACCAGTCCAATCAAAGCCCAAGCCTTGCAAGTTGGCATCTTTAAAGATCGTCTTCATCGCTGTAATCGCCTGACCTGAGCTTTTACCAACAGCAGGTGTTCCATCAATCTTGATTGAACGATAGAGATTGAAGTGAGGAATCACGCTGGGGCCATTGGTGGACTTCACCGTGAAAAACTCAGACAAGGGGATCTGTTCCCCTTTCATGCTGTTCACATAAACCGCTGAAAGCTGCTCAGGAGTAGCCCGGTTGACATCATCAGCCTGCACATAGACACGTCGAACCTTGCCCTCCTGGAACGTGTCATTCACATAGGCCCCACCAAAATTAACGCTAAAGGATTGCATCGCGGCGCCAAAATCAACTCCTAAAGAGGCCATCTTTTCGCGATTCACCTTGATCTCAATCTGAGGTGACTCTGGTGAGAACAAGGTATAGACACGGTTCAGCAATGGATTGGCGTTGGCCGCCTGCATGATCTGACCAGCAGAACCAAAGAATTGGTTCAATCCATAGGCTCCACTGCTTTGATCCAACAACTGGAATTCAAAGCCACCACCAGCGCCATAACCAGGAATCGAGGGAGGCTCCACCACAAACACTCGAGCACCATCAATCGACATCAACAGTTTTTTGTTCAAGCGTTCAACAATCGCCGCTACAGAGTGATCGCTTCCTTTGCGCTCATCCCAATGCTTGGTTCCAAAGAAGAACAATCCTTTGTTTGGAGCATTTCCGTCCAAACTGGCTCCACTAAACAAGGCAGCAGCGGAAATATCATCCTCAGATCGCAACACCTCAGCCACCTTGCGGTTAATCGCAAGGGTCGTCTCGTTCGAAACACCATCAGGAGCCTGCACGAAACCAATGGCATAACCCTGGTCTTCGATCGGAACAAATCCACCGGGGATGCGTGTGAACGCAAAACCAGTGAGCAGGATTCCAGCAGCAAGGGCCGCCATCACGATCGGGCGAGCTTTAAGCACCTGATCAAGAACTTTCGAATAGCGCTTTTCAAAGCCTGAATAAAAACGATTGAAGTGAATGAAGATCTGAGGAACAAACCAGCCCACAACAAGACCGATTCCCGTGAACAAGATCACAGGGATGAGATTGGTCACACCAACAAGAATCAAACCCACAACGGCTCCACCCACAGCTCCTGGCATCCGCAAAGGAATCGATGTGAGCTTCATCGCAACAAAGCCAACCAAGGCGCCAACAACAACTGGAATCAGAACCAATGCGGCGCCATCGCCCGCACTGAGAAGGCCGTAGGCAAAACCAAGAAAAACACCCGCTGTGGCGTATTGCTGTTTGCTCAGCTGCTGTGTGTCCTTCGACAGCAAGAGGGCCGCCAGCATTGGCGAGAACGTGAGTGCGTTGAAGGTTGAGATCCCGATCGAGAACAGGATGGTGGCAGCAAACTGCTTATAAATCGTTCCTGTTGCTCCGGGGAAAAACAACACCGGAAGAAAAACGGCCATCTTCACCAGCGACGTCGCAATCACAGCGCTGAAGAGTTCGTCCATGGTGGCGATGGCCGCCTGAACCGATGTCATTCCTTCTGCTTTTTTGGCCGACGTGTCTTCGACCACCGTGATCGCATCATCAACAACCAAACCTGTTGCCAGAACAAGGCCAAACAAGGTGAGCTGATTAAGGGAGAAGCCGAAGGCGAGCACGAGAGCGAACGTACCGATCAAGGCCACAGGAATGGCGATGGCAGGAACAAGCGTTGCTTTCCAGTTCTGAAGGAATAAGAACAGGATCAAGACCACCAGAATCACTGCGTCCCGCAGAGAATTGGTCACGCCCTTGATTGATTGGTTGATGAAATCAGTCGTGTCGTAAATCACCTGGGTATCAAGACCAACAGGAAGCGTCTGCTCAAATTTCTCGATCACCTCCTTCACGCCGTTAGACACTTGAATGGCGTTACTACCTGACAGCTGATAAACAGCAACACCAACAGAAGGTGTGCCCTTGAGATCCATTGCGTCGACCCCATAGGCCTCTCCACCCAGACTCACGCGACCAACGTTTTTTAGCTTGATCAAACCACCCGAATCGGTCGTTTTTAAAATAATATTTTCAAACTCAGATTCCGTGGTTAAACGACCTTGCAATTGCACAGTAAATGTATATTGCTGACCTTCAGGAGCAGGAGCACCTCCGATCTTGCCCGCAGGGACTAGGCGGTTTTGACTCTGAAGTTGCTGAACAACATCAGTTGAGGTAAGACCATTTGCCGCGAGCTTTTCCGGATCGAGCCATAACCTGAAAGCAACCTTACGGTTGCCAAAATAGGTAACTTCTCCAACTCCAGGGACGCGCTTAATATTATCAGTTAGATTTTTATCTAAATAGCCACTAATCGTTTCAACGCTGTATTCAGTTTTAGAAGGATCACTGTTAACAATATTATAAACAAGCAGGGTAGAGTTTGAGGCTTTATTAACTGTGACGCCCGCCTTGCGAACCTCCTCAGGAAGCTGAGGTTCGGCCAAAGAGACCCTATTTTGAACATTAACCTGGTTAATATTACCGTCAGTTCCACTGTCAAAGGAGACAGAAATAGAACTCACACCATCAGACGAGCTGTTGGAGGTAATGAAATCCATATTCTCCACACCATTAATCTGCTGTTCAAGAACAGTGGTCACACCCTGCTCAACCGAAACAGCATCAGCTCCTACATACGTGGCCTGTACTTTGACCGTTGGAGGGGCAATGTCGGGAAGATTCTCAATCGGGAGGATTGGAATTGCAATCAATCCCACGATCACAATCAAAAGGCTGCAAACGGTACTAAGAACCGGTCGCGTGATGAAATTATTCGATGCTGACATGAATCAACCTCAGTTCTTAGCTGCAGCAGGTTGTGACCCCGCGCGCTGTGTTTTTACCTGAATCGGCATTCCATGCTTGAGATTGAGGAGATTACTTGTAATCACCTTCTCATTGAGTTTCAGACCTTTTGTAATTGGATAACGGTTGTTCTGAATCTCACCAATCTTGACTGGTGTTTGAAGCGCAAACAGGGCATTTTCTGGCAATTTCCCCCTTTCGATGCCTTTACTAATCCGCTCAATGTCAGCCTTGCCTGGATTTGCCTTTAAGTCGGTGAAATTACCAATACGAAAGACAAAGCTTTGCCCTGAAGTTTGCGTCACAGCCGCAAATGGAACTGAGATCTGTTGACCCGATTTCAATTGAACCCTGGTCCGCAGTCGCTGACCACTACGTAGCCTGCCATCATCGTTATTAAATAAGGCCTTCACCAAGAGACCCTGAGTTTGAGGGTTGACTTGAGGATCAATCGACTCAATCTGACTCGTCGCTAGAGGCTTAACCGTGCCAGGCACACTCAAAATGACGGGTTGACCGATGGCGAGACGATCGCCATAGACCGCCGGAACTTCAACCTTCGCCTCGAGAATATTATTTTGAACCACACTGGTGAAGGGCTGGTTTTGTTGCACCACATCCCCAACATTCACCTGAATGTCTGCCACGGTCCCTGCGGTTGGTGAACGCAAATTGCTGTAGGTGAGCTCTGCTTCTAAAGCTTTAACTTTTTCAATAGCTGCAATGTATTTCAGGCGGTAAGAGTCCCGCTGCCGCAGCGAAGCAGCCCCCTCTTTTGCGAGAAATTCTTCGCGCTCCCAGTCAACTTTGGCTGTTGCCGCTCTCGCCCGTTGTTCTGCCAACGCCGCCCTTGCCTGAACCTGGTCCAACACGACGAGCAACTGACCCGCATCAATACGATCGCCCTGAGACACTTTGAGCTCAGTGACACGACCTGATGTTTGCGCAGCTAGCTCAACCAACGTATTGGCCTCGAGCGTGCTCACCGTATCGATATCGTCAGTGAAGGGAGCTTCAAGAACCGATGCTTGCTGGACCGGTAGCGCGGGCCTCTTTTCATCAGAGCCTCCACAAGCACTAACGGAAATTGCGGTTAGGAGCACAGGCAGCAGTGGACGAAAACGCAGCACAAATCCTGTGACGAACGTGCGGATTATGGTCGAACTTGAACCCAGTTTCGGTCCTGATCAGGCAAGAATCCATACACGAAGACCATTCAAGGGAGATTGGTCGGTTGGTTGAAGATCTATTCAGCCACCACGGCAACCAGCGAAGGAGGCGTCAAGCGCCCTTAGCTGACCGTTTAAGGCCCACATCACTCGACGAATTTGAGGGCCAAAACGCGATCCTCGCCGAAGGCCGTTTGCTGCGCAGGGCGATCACCGCAGACCGGGTGGGCAATCTGATCCTGCACGGACCGCCTGGTGTAGGGAAGACAACTCTGGCCAGGATCATTGCCACCCATACCCGTGCGCAGTTCAGCAGCCTGAACGCTGTTCTGGCCGGCGTTAAGGACCTGCGTGAGCAAGTAGACGCCGCCAAGGAGCGCTTGGAGAAACATGGCTTGCGAACCATCCTGTTTATTGATGAAGTCCATCGCTTCAACAGTGCTCAACAGGATGCGCTGCTCCCTTGGGTAGAAAACGGCACTCTCACCCTGATCGGTGCCACCACTGAGAACCCTTACTTCGAAGTCAACAAAGCGCTCGTAAGTCGATCACGCCTGTTTCGACTGCAAAGCCTCGAAGCCAACGATCTGCGTCAATTGCTCCATCGAGCCCTTCAAGACAAAGAGCGGGGCTATGGCAATCGTTCGATCAAGATCACTGCCGATGCCGAAGCCCACATGGTGGATGTGGCTAACGGAGACGCGCGCAGCCTTCTCAATGCCCTCGAGCTGGCGGTGGAAAGCACAACACCTTCCGATCCAGAGGCCACGATTGAGATTGATTTGACCATCGCCGAGGAGTCGATTCAAGAGCGAGCTGTGCTCTACGACAAACAGGGAGATGCCCACTTCGACACCATTAGCGCTTTCATCAAATCCCTTCGCGGCTCCGATGCGGACGCAGCCCTGTTTTGGCTGGCGCGAATGTTGGAAGCAGGGGAAAACCCAAGGTTCATCTTTCGACGGATGTTGATTTCAGCGGGAGAGGACATCGGGCTAGCCGACCCCCAAGCTGTGGTCGTCGTGGAGGCCTGCGCAGCCGCCTTCGAACGCATCGGCCTGCCAGAAGGGCTCTACCCGCTTGCCCAGGCAGCGCTTTACCTGGCCTGCGCCGAAAAAAGCAACAGCACTATGGGACTGTTCGAGGCCATCCGCCTTGTCCGCAGTACACAGAACCAGACGGTGCCAAGCCACCTCCGCGATGCCCATCGCGATGGGGAAGCCTTTGGCGATGGAAAGGGTTATCGCTACCCACACGCCTACAAAGAGCATTGGATTGCACAGAATTACCTTCCCGATGCGCTGCAGGGAGAGGTCTTCTGGACACCGAGCAAGCAGGGGTGGGAGGGAGAACGGCGAGGAAGGATGCTCGAACGTCGTGCTGCTCAGCTCGCCGTCGCAGCAGAGGCGGCCCAAACCCATCCCCTCCTCCTCAGCAGTGGTCCAGACCTACCTGAAATGGAGCGCTGGCTGCATCGACAGCTCGCCCAAAATGATGAGCGTTTGCAAGATCTACAGCAGCGACTCTGGACCCCAGTGACCTTTCAACGCACCGACAGAGTGCTGGTGCTCGGGGGTCGATCCCTGCTTTGGGCCCTGGGTCCACTGAATGCTGTGCAGGAGGGGAGCGTCACCATCCTGTGCAGCAGCGCTGAAGAACGCGCCCGACTTGAAGCACAGGTGGATCTATTGGATCCACTGCATCGTCCCAAACTCCTTACAGGAGGGTTCAAGGCGTTGCAAGCGCTTCCTCAAGACTGGCAATTCGAAGTCGTGGGGGGTCGATTCAGCAGTGATGATCGCGATTGGATCGAATCTCCAACGTTTTGGCAGCAACTCCAATTGAAGCTCTCACCAGGGGCTCAGCTCCACGTCCTTCTCAGCCAAACAGCCATCGGTCCAGCGGCAGCACTCGCAGAGCAATGCCCTGGGTCCAGCAAAGTGCTGTCGGAACTCATCGAGAAGGAACAACAGTGGCTTCTAACCCAGCAGCTTGATCAGCTCGTCCGACAGCAGCTCGAAAACCTCTCAACCGCTGTCATCACAGAGCAGTGGCAGGAATCTCTGTCACTCCCTATTGACGAACGTCTGTTGAAACGCTGGCTGGGAGAGGACCGTCCCTATCGATCTCTGATCAATCGCTGCAGACAGCCAGAAACAGTGCTCACCACACTGCAGCAGCTCCTGCAAACAAAACGGGGAAGCCAACTGCCACAACCCCTGATCCATCAACGACTTGTCTGCACGATGTTGTCGTACTAGCGGCAAGCCATTCGATCACCAGAGGCCGCGATCGGAAGCGTTACGGGTAGCGCTAGGAGCGGTAGCAGCAGGAAGAATCTGCTTGGCTTGCACACAAGCGGGCAGGAAGACGTACCAAGACCTAAGGGATGTTGCCTGAGCGCCATTAAAACCGTACTTACAGACATTCTGAGAACCATCGAAAACACCGTTGTCATTCAGACGGAATGCAACCGGAAGCTGTTTCATGATGCCGGCAGCAGATATCTCGCCGTCAGTGGCGTCAAGAATGATGGCGGAACGCAAAGCGACAACGGCAGTCTTCTGCTTCTTCCAGAAGGGAGAGTAGCTCTTGGTCTGATCCTCCAAGAAAGCAACGCCATCGCTGGAATACAGGAAGCGAGAAACTCCAATGAGATCAACCCCATAGGACTTGGTCATGGCTGCCTGGATTTCTTTAACAGTCCAACCGGAATTATTAATACCAGCCTGAGAGGCAAGAGCCAAAGTGGAGAGCGAGGCAGCGGCAAAAACGCCAGCTAGGAGACGGGTGAGCAAAGACGGGAAATAAACACTTCGACTAAAAGCTAGACAGAGGAAAAGGAAATGCAAAAAAGCCGTGGGTCAAGGAGAAACTATCCAAATCCGCACGAATAAAACCAACAAACTATTGGGCATTTACTCAAACCTATGGAATCTCAAACGCCCTCCATCCTTCGGGACAAACCGCAGCTAGCTGCTCAGTTGAAACAGGCGTTAGGCCTCGTCACTGAACGCATACAAGCTTGGAGCCATTGAAATGCACGATTGCTACGTAGCGTTCACTTCCACGTTTGGGGGTCAGCCATAGGCGCGTACTGCTGGCATTCGTTTCAACGCGAACGTCCACGCTTTCATCGCTGCTCAAACCAAGATCAATCAGTGATGACGCAAATTGTCCCCAGTAAAAGCTGGCGAGCTGGCCGCGAACAAACACCCGAAGCAATGATTCGGCTTGCAGACGTTGATTCAAGGTTGCCTCTTGATCATCGAGCTACTCAATAAGACGCGCATCCGTTGGCAGGCTCGCAGCCCCTGGAGAGGCCACCTGCGTTTGGCTGGTCGCGATCAGGCCAAGGCCCCCAAAAAGAAGGGCGGCCACCATGAGGGAAACGATCGCATCCAAGCTTGAGTCACGCCAACGAGGATCTCGATCCCGATTGAAATTTCAACCTAAGCAGACCGTTGCTCCAATCAAGTTCCTTTCGCAAGCTGACACGATCGCTATGCCCCAGGGCCCTAGTTGGCGACAGTGCGCTGACACCTGAAGACCGCTGGCCTGGTGGCTCGCACTCAGCCCATCGGCTGCCACAACCCAGTGCGATAGATCCTGAGCCAAAGATCCCTGTTGCCACTTAATCGCGGCTTCCTTAATCAGCCAATGCTCCAAAACAGCCTGATGAAACGATTGCTTGGGAAGGCTTGTAAGACGACGCTGCTCGCTCGATTCGTAGTAACGACTCATCAGCGCTTCGGAAGCGAACCGACGATCCAATCGCTCTAAATCAACCCCGACGGGGGCGGAAGACCAGGCCATCAACGCAGATCCCTTGCTATGGCTGAGGCTGACAAATCCCCAACCTGAGGGGAGAGCTGGAGGCGTGCCAGGGGGCGCATGCAAAGGAATCTGCTGCGCAGGCACTCCCCACAAATCACTCAGGCAGGAACGCATCCAGGCACGGGAGCCAAGGAAACGCCGCTGACCGGTCTGGCCCAAGTTGCAAGCCCAGGCTTGTTCCTGATCCGACACGTAAGGATCTGTTGATGAGGCCGGTCCAAGCCACATCACGGTTACGCTTCCGCTCCGGTTGAAGCCTTCCTTCATGACTTTGCAGATCGGCGATCTCGCGCCTGATTTCACACTTCCTGACCAAAACGGAGAGCCCGTGCAGCTGGCCTCCTTGCGGGGACAGCGCGTGGTGATCTATTTCTATCCCAAAGACGCCACCCCTGGTTGCACGAAAGAGGCCTGCAACTTCCGAGATCGCTGGTCATCCTTTAAAGACCATGGAATTCAGGTCTTAGGGATCAGCAAGGACAACGCCTCATCCCATACGCGCTTCATCGCCAAGCAGGAATTGCCCTTCACGCTGTTGAGTGATGAGGATCCTTGCCCCGTTGCAAGCAGCTTTGAGAGTTATGGCCTGAAAAAGTTCATGGGTCGCGAATCCATGGGAATGATGCGTCACACCTTCGTCGTAGACGCAGAAGGACGCTTGGAATTGATTTACCGAAAAGTGAAATCTGATTCCATGGCCGATCAAATCCTCAGTGACCTAGGCATCAGCTGATCAGCTCGACCATCGCCTCCATCACCAAGTTCGGTGAATGAAGCACCTCAACCCCCAACTGCTCCTGAAGTTTCGGGAGCAGTTGGGGGGCATCTCCTCCACAGAGCCAAATCGGCCAAGGGCTTTGGGCATGCGCTTGACGGATAAGGCCCACCAAACTTTGCTGTGCTCCAGAGCGCATGGCTGCCTGCGTCTCGAAAGGGAAAGGCTCCACCTCTTCGCGTTCTAGAACCCAAGGTGAGGTCATGTTGAGACCTGTGGTGGCATCAGCCATCGCGCGCAATTGCAGGCCATAGCCAGCCGCCAACAACCCACCAGAGAACGATCCATTCGCAGAGATCCTGGTGAGGCTGAGAACCGTGCCTGCATCAACCACCAGGACGCCCACGCGATTTTCATTGGCACTCCAAGCTCCCCATCCAGCGAGCGCTCGATCGATCCCTAACCAAGGGGGAATCCCCTGAAGAGGGATTTCACTCAGGTTCAAGCGTCGACTGGACTGCAAACAAGAATGGCTTGGGATCGGCCCCACAGCCGCCCAGGCGAGGAG
This window harbors:
- a CDS encoding 4'-phosphopantetheinyl transferase superfamily protein, which gives rise to MKEGFNRSGSVTVMWLGPASSTDPYVSDQEQAWACNLGQTGQRRFLGSRAWMRSCLSDLWGVPAQQIPLHAPPGTPPALPSGWGFVSLSHSKGSALMAWSSAPVGVDLERLDRRFASEALMSRYYESSEQRRLTSLPKQSFHQAVLEHWLIKEAAIKWQQGSLAQDLSHWVVAADGLSASHQASGLQVSAHCRQLGPWGIAIVSACERNLIGATVCLG
- the bcp gene encoding thioredoxin-dependent thiol peroxidase: MTLQIGDLAPDFTLPDQNGEPVQLASLRGQRVVIYFYPKDATPGCTKEACNFRDRWSSFKDHGIQVLGISKDNASSHTRFIAKQELPFTLLSDEDPCPVASSFESYGLKKFMGRESMGMMRHTFVVDAEGRLELIYRKVKSDSMADQILSDLGIS
- a CDS encoding type III pantothenate kinase, which produces MASSEDLPSRCLLIGNSRWHWAEQRGSSQWTYQHEASSLEALDAPSDLLAWAAVGPIPSHSCLQSSRRLNLSEIPLQGIPPWLGIDRALAGWGAWSANENRVGVLVVDAGTVLSLTRISANGSFSGGLLAAGYGLQLRAMADATTGLNMTSPWVLEREEVEPFPFETQAAMRSGAQQSLVGLIRQAHAQSPWPIWLCGGDAPQLLPKLQEQLGVEVLHSPNLVMEAMVELIS